A stretch of Geomonas oryzisoli DNA encodes these proteins:
- a CDS encoding type II secretion system protein, with amino-acid sequence MQRVLRSNGGFTYIGALVMAIIVGIMASRAAVVWSTAMKREREEELISRGTQIRDALRKWYKVKVVDGKLVSSQTPANAGNVTAAPVPVTGPAELKSLLQDPNTPGKLRYLRAYCLVDPITQKEWDEIRKDGKLVGVKSKSELVPLKQGNFPFDLPPADFEKKKKYSEWEFVYDRVPPVTVTGGAITGVQTSNNPSPFTSGGSGGSGGSGGSGGSGGSGGSGGSGGTSDTSGGSDEATRRSRFTRGNTNP; translated from the coding sequence ATGCAACGGGTGCTCCGGTCCAACGGGGGCTTCACCTACATAGGCGCCCTGGTCATGGCCATTATCGTCGGGATCATGGCCAGCCGCGCCGCCGTGGTCTGGAGTACCGCCATGAAGCGCGAGCGGGAGGAGGAGCTGATCTCCCGCGGCACCCAGATCCGGGACGCCCTGCGCAAATGGTACAAGGTCAAGGTCGTGGACGGGAAGCTGGTGTCGAGCCAGACTCCCGCCAACGCCGGCAACGTCACCGCCGCCCCGGTACCGGTGACGGGGCCCGCCGAGCTGAAGTCGCTGCTCCAGGATCCGAACACCCCGGGCAAGCTGCGTTACCTGAGGGCATACTGCCTGGTCGACCCCATTACCCAAAAGGAGTGGGACGAGATCCGCAAGGACGGGAAACTGGTCGGGGTCAAGTCGAAGAGCGAGCTGGTGCCGCTCAAGCAGGGGAACTTCCCCTTCGATCTTCCCCCCGCCGACTTCGAGAAGAAGAAAAAGTACAGCGAATGGGAATTCGTCTATGACCGCGTCCCGCCGGTCACCGTAACCGGAGGGGCCATCACGGGCGTGCAAACGAGCAACAACCCGAGCCCCTTCACTTCAGGCGGCTCAGGCGGCTCGGGCGGCTCGGGCGGCTCGGGCGGCTCGGGCGGCTCGGGCGGCTCGGGCGGCTCGGGCGGCACCTCGGATACGTCGGGCGGCTCGGACGAAGCGACCAGAAGGTCGAGGTTCACCAGAGGAAACACCAACCCCTAG
- a CDS encoding transketolase family protein produces the protein MIATRDAYGEALAELGGENDKIVALDADLSGSTKTAVFAKKFPNRFFNMGIAEANMVGTAAGLAAVGKIPFLSTFAIFAAGRGWEQIRQSVAYPKANVKIVATHGGVTVGEDGGSHQSVEDVAIMRAIPNMTVIVPADGEETKGAIRAAAAYKGPVYVRLGRNKVPSVFPAGHKFEIGKGVVVVPGTDLTFITTGLMTAAAVTAAEKLKAEGISARVLHIGTVKPLDKELVLQAAQETGAIVTAEEHSVVGGLGGAVAEFLGETCPTLMKRVGIHDRFGTSGKSDELLKYFGLNAETLIEEAREIVSRKK, from the coding sequence ATGATCGCAACGAGGGACGCTTACGGCGAGGCGCTGGCCGAGCTGGGGGGCGAGAACGATAAGATAGTGGCGTTGGACGCCGACCTCTCCGGGTCCACCAAGACCGCGGTGTTCGCGAAGAAATTCCCGAACCGCTTCTTCAACATGGGCATCGCCGAGGCCAACATGGTGGGCACCGCAGCGGGCCTTGCCGCGGTGGGGAAGATCCCCTTCCTCTCCACCTTCGCCATCTTCGCCGCCGGCCGCGGCTGGGAGCAGATCCGCCAGTCGGTCGCCTACCCGAAGGCCAACGTGAAGATCGTCGCCACCCACGGCGGGGTCACCGTCGGTGAGGACGGCGGCTCGCACCAGTCGGTGGAGGACGTGGCCATCATGCGCGCCATCCCGAACATGACCGTCATCGTGCCGGCCGACGGCGAAGAGACCAAGGGTGCCATCCGCGCCGCCGCCGCCTACAAGGGGCCGGTCTACGTGCGCCTGGGGCGCAACAAGGTCCCCAGCGTGTTCCCGGCAGGGCACAAGTTCGAGATCGGCAAGGGCGTGGTCGTGGTGCCCGGCACCGACCTTACCTTCATCACCACCGGCCTCATGACCGCCGCTGCGGTCACCGCAGCCGAAAAGCTCAAGGCCGAGGGGATTTCCGCACGCGTGCTGCACATCGGCACCGTGAAGCCGCTGGACAAGGAGCTGGTGCTGCAGGCGGCCCAGGAGACCGGTGCCATCGTCACCGCCGAGGAGCATTCCGTGGTGGGTGGCCTGGGCGGCGCCGTCGCCGAATTCCTCGGTGAGACCTGCCCGACCCTAATGAAGAGGGTCGGCATTCACGATCGCTTCGGTACCTCCGGCAAATCCGACGAACTGCTCAAGTACTTCGGGCTCAATGCCGAAACCCTTATCGAAGAGGCCAGGGAGATCGTTTCGAGGAAGAAATGA
- a CDS encoding transketolase: MKEKIADLEEKARRLRVAIVKTLHKSQSGHTGGSLSAIDMVCALYFHKMRHNPADPAWEGRDRFVLSKGHAAPALYVALAECGYFPAEDLMMLRRLGSHLQGHPDSKGTPGVDVCTGSLGQGLSMANGMALGLKLDGKENRVYAVLGDGELQEGQVWEAAMAAAHYKSDNLCALIDSNGLQIDGDVSKVMNVSSISDKFRAFGWNVIDIDGHDMGQIIAALDQAEAHKGAPTAIVAKTVKGKGVHLFENKASYHGVTPNDDELPEALRCLGCCD; encoded by the coding sequence GTGAAAGAAAAGATTGCAGATCTGGAAGAAAAGGCGAGGCGCCTGCGCGTCGCGATCGTGAAGACGCTGCATAAGTCGCAGTCCGGCCACACCGGCGGCTCGCTCTCCGCCATCGACATGGTGTGCGCACTGTACTTCCACAAGATGCGCCATAACCCGGCGGACCCCGCCTGGGAGGGCAGGGACCGTTTCGTGCTCAGCAAGGGACACGCGGCCCCGGCGCTCTACGTGGCACTGGCCGAGTGCGGCTACTTCCCCGCCGAGGACCTGATGATGCTGCGCCGCCTGGGAAGCCATCTGCAGGGGCACCCGGACAGCAAGGGAACCCCGGGTGTCGACGTCTGCACCGGAAGCCTCGGCCAGGGTCTCTCCATGGCCAACGGCATGGCGCTCGGCCTCAAGCTGGACGGCAAGGAAAACCGCGTCTACGCGGTGCTCGGCGACGGCGAGCTTCAGGAAGGGCAGGTCTGGGAGGCCGCCATGGCTGCCGCTCACTACAAGAGCGACAACCTCTGCGCCCTGATCGACTCCAACGGTCTGCAGATCGACGGCGACGTCTCCAAGGTCATGAACGTTTCCTCCATCTCCGACAAGTTCAGGGCCTTCGGCTGGAACGTGATCGACATCGACGGGCACGACATGGGGCAGATCATAGCCGCCCTGGATCAGGCCGAAGCGCACAAGGGCGCTCCTACCGCCATCGTCGCCAAGACGGTGAAGGGCAAAGGGGTGCACCTGTTCGAGAACAAGGCCTCCTATCACGGCGTTACGCCCAACGACGACGAGCTTCCCGAGGCGCTTCGCTGCCTGGGGTGCTGCGACTAA
- a CDS encoding homocysteine S-methyltransferase family protein has translation MKMPFMQAVRERVLVLDGAMGTMLQERGLKAGQSPEEMNLTAPEVVAGVHRAYLEAGADIIVTNTFGGTKAKLDHYGLGDQVARINAEAVRIAREVAGEDAYVAGSIGPTGRFVEPVGDMSFDEAHALFTEQAKALIDAGCDVISLETFLDIKEIRAALIAIRELSADIPVIAMLTFEEKGRSVLGSPPEAAAITLEAAGASIVGSNCGLGVDGIYDILCAMRKVTSLPLISQANAGLPILKDGVTVFPGTPDEMTAYHDRMLGLGVRVIGGCCGTTPAHIAAIKEALSGKQTPFTAREDDGTTWISSRGSFAAIGKKHPVALIGERINPTGKKLYSQELREGKVSYIRREALEQTELGATLLDVNVGTPGIDEPAAMERAVFCITGAVQTPLVLDSSSPEALEAGLKSADGKVLINSVNGEEKSLAAVLPLAKKYGAALVCLTLDDAGIPAEAEGRVVVAQKIADLAAAAGIKRSDLVVDCLTLTVSAEPKGALVALEAVRRVSELGLNSTLGVSNISFGLPCRPLISSTFFSMVMAAGLTSAIVNVKEAPMMSAWRSAMVLLGKDVNAAGYIDAYRGQAVGATVQPAVAAGSASPAQPEAAEPEGIRGRLAKAVINGELEAVVPLVEEALAEGLSPMQISSEALLVGLDEVGRRFGNGSFFLPQVMVSADTMKAAFARLKQELSGGALKSAGKILMATVEGDIHDIGKNILVTLLENNGFEVIDLGKNVPAAKILDAARSHQVDAVGLSALMTTTMAQMDKVVSLLKSEGVKSFTMVGGAVVTQQYADEIGADLYAKDAMEAVARIKELLAK, from the coding sequence ATGAAGATGCCGTTTATGCAGGCGGTGAGAGAGCGGGTGCTGGTTTTGGACGGCGCCATGGGAACCATGCTGCAGGAGCGCGGGCTTAAGGCGGGTCAGTCGCCCGAGGAGATGAACCTGACCGCCCCTGAGGTGGTGGCGGGCGTACACCGCGCCTACCTGGAGGCGGGCGCGGACATCATCGTCACCAACACCTTCGGCGGCACCAAGGCGAAGCTCGACCACTACGGCCTGGGGGACCAGGTCGCGCGGATCAACGCCGAGGCGGTCAGGATCGCCCGCGAGGTGGCCGGCGAGGACGCCTACGTGGCGGGCTCGATCGGACCGACCGGACGCTTCGTGGAGCCGGTGGGCGACATGAGCTTCGACGAGGCCCACGCGCTCTTCACCGAGCAGGCCAAGGCCCTGATCGACGCCGGCTGCGACGTCATCTCGCTGGAGACCTTCCTGGACATCAAGGAGATCCGCGCGGCGCTGATCGCCATCCGCGAGCTTTCCGCCGACATCCCCGTGATCGCGATGCTCACCTTCGAGGAGAAGGGTAGAAGCGTGCTCGGCTCGCCGCCGGAGGCCGCCGCCATCACCCTGGAGGCGGCGGGCGCCTCCATCGTCGGCTCCAACTGCGGCCTCGGCGTGGACGGCATCTACGACATCCTCTGCGCCATGAGGAAGGTGACCTCCCTGCCGCTCATCTCCCAGGCGAACGCGGGGCTTCCCATCCTGAAGGACGGCGTCACCGTCTTCCCCGGCACCCCCGACGAGATGACCGCCTACCACGACCGCATGCTCGGCCTGGGCGTGCGCGTCATCGGCGGCTGCTGCGGCACCACACCGGCCCACATCGCCGCCATCAAAGAGGCGCTGTCCGGGAAGCAGACCCCGTTCACCGCCAGGGAGGACGACGGCACCACCTGGATCTCCAGCCGCGGCTCCTTCGCCGCCATCGGCAAGAAGCACCCGGTGGCCCTGATCGGCGAGCGCATCAACCCGACCGGGAAGAAGCTCTATTCGCAGGAACTGCGCGAGGGGAAGGTGAGCTACATCCGGCGCGAGGCGCTGGAACAGACCGAGCTGGGCGCGACCCTGCTCGACGTGAACGTCGGCACCCCCGGCATCGACGAGCCCGCCGCCATGGAGCGCGCCGTCTTTTGCATCACCGGCGCGGTGCAGACCCCGCTGGTGCTCGATTCCTCTTCGCCCGAGGCGCTGGAGGCGGGGCTTAAGTCCGCCGACGGCAAGGTGCTCATCAACTCGGTGAACGGCGAAGAAAAGAGCCTCGCCGCCGTGCTGCCGCTCGCCAAAAAATACGGGGCGGCCCTGGTCTGCCTGACCCTCGACGACGCCGGCATCCCGGCCGAGGCCGAGGGGAGGGTGGTCGTGGCACAGAAGATCGCCGACCTCGCCGCCGCGGCAGGGATCAAGCGCAGCGACCTCGTCGTCGATTGCCTCACCCTCACCGTGAGCGCGGAGCCAAAAGGTGCCCTGGTCGCCCTGGAGGCGGTGCGCCGGGTGAGCGAGCTTGGTCTCAACAGCACCCTCGGCGTCTCCAACATCTCCTTCGGTCTCCCCTGTCGGCCGCTCATCTCGTCCACCTTCTTCTCCATGGTCATGGCCGCCGGTCTCACCTCGGCCATCGTCAACGTGAAGGAGGCCCCCATGATGTCCGCCTGGAGAAGCGCCATGGTGCTGCTGGGCAAGGACGTCAACGCGGCCGGCTACATCGACGCCTACCGCGGGCAGGCCGTCGGCGCCACCGTGCAGCCCGCCGTTGCCGCCGGCAGCGCTTCCCCCGCCCAGCCGGAAGCCGCCGAGCCGGAAGGGATCCGCGGGCGCCTCGCCAAGGCGGTCATCAACGGCGAGCTCGAGGCGGTGGTCCCGCTGGTGGAGGAGGCCCTCGCCGAGGGGCTCTCGCCGATGCAGATCAGCTCGGAGGCGCTCCTGGTCGGCCTGGACGAGGTGGGGCGGCGTTTCGGCAACGGCTCCTTCTTCCTGCCGCAGGTGATGGTTTCCGCCGATACCATGAAGGCGGCCTTCGCGCGGCTGAAGCAGGAGCTTTCCGGCGGCGCCCTGAAGAGCGCGGGCAAGATCCTGATGGCCACGGTCGAGGGCGACATCCACGACATCGGCAAGAACATCCTGGTAACCCTTCTGGAAAACAACGGTTTCGAGGTGATCGACCTCGGCAAGAACGTCCCGGCGGCCAAGATCCTCGACGCGGCGCGCAGCCACCAGGTGGACGCGGTGGGGCTCTCGGCGCTGATGACCACCACCATGGCCCAGATGGACAAGGTGGTGAGCCTTTTGAAGTCGGAAGGGGTAAAGAGCTTCACCATGGTAGGGGGCGCTGTGGTCACCCAGCAGTACGCCGACGAGATCGGTGCGGACCTCTACGCCAAGGACGCCATGGAGGCCGTGGCCCGGATCAAGGAACTGCTGGCAAAATAA
- a CDS encoding GerMN domain-containing protein, giving the protein MKRRTNRAKGVLLIAFLVFAVVVGLLVFRKYRTATQVAPPAAPAEQVDTRVVTLFFSSPDGASLAREGREIAVEDTTDDMIASVVDELVVGPLGDLAPTLPHNARVLGAQLKGDVVQVDFSRDLVESLPEGSSAEMSAVYSVVDTVVANFPQVKAVQFLVDGVPVKELKGHLDVSAPIPADFTMEKK; this is encoded by the coding sequence GTGAAGAGACGTACTAACAGGGCGAAGGGCGTCCTGCTGATCGCCTTCCTGGTGTTCGCGGTGGTCGTGGGGCTGCTGGTCTTCCGGAAATACCGGACCGCGACCCAGGTGGCGCCGCCGGCCGCGCCGGCCGAGCAGGTCGACACCCGCGTGGTGACGCTGTTCTTTTCCAGCCCCGACGGCGCCTCGCTGGCCCGGGAAGGGCGCGAGATCGCAGTGGAGGACACCACCGACGACATGATCGCCAGCGTGGTGGACGAGTTGGTGGTCGGGCCGTTGGGGGATCTGGCGCCCACCCTGCCGCACAACGCGCGGGTCCTCGGGGCGCAATTGAAGGGGGACGTGGTGCAGGTGGACTTCTCCAGGGATCTGGTGGAAAGCCTGCCCGAGGGGAGCTCCGCCGAGATGAGTGCCGTCTATTCCGTGGTCGACACCGTGGTCGCCAACTTCCCGCAGGTGAAAGCGGTGCAGTTCCTGGTCGACGGCGTGCCGGTGAAGGAGTTGAAGGGGCACCTGGATGTCTCCGCCCCCATCCCGGCCGACTTCACGATGGAGAAGAAGTAA
- the murI gene encoding glutamate racemase — MAWKAIGIFDSGVGGLTVLKEVVQTLPQEDTIYLGDTARVPYGTKSPETVVRYSRQIARYLLNRDIKLLVVACNTASAVALSALQQEFDIPIVGVIEPGARAAAAATRTGKVGVIGTAATVASSAYTKAIKRINPDIEVVNRACPLFVPLAEEGWVDNEVTRMTARIYLEDLKAQGVDTLVLGCTHYPILKEVIAQVMGPEVTLVDSAAETARTVARILTEQGLLRPEAERGNHHYYVTDIPAGFIRVGNRFLGGELGDVYQVSLEQDQEGGEGEETY, encoded by the coding sequence TTGGCCTGGAAAGCAATCGGGATATTCGACTCCGGCGTGGGCGGGTTGACCGTCCTTAAAGAAGTGGTGCAGACCCTCCCCCAGGAGGACACCATCTACCTCGGCGATACCGCCCGGGTCCCCTACGGCACCAAGTCGCCGGAAACGGTGGTCCGCTACTCGCGCCAGATCGCCCGTTACCTTTTGAACCGCGATATCAAGCTCCTCGTGGTTGCCTGCAACACCGCTTCCGCCGTGGCCCTTTCGGCGCTGCAGCAGGAGTTCGACATCCCGATCGTGGGGGTGATCGAGCCGGGCGCCCGCGCCGCCGCCGCGGCGACCAGGACCGGCAAGGTCGGGGTGATCGGCACCGCCGCCACCGTTGCCTCATCCGCCTACACCAAGGCCATCAAGAGGATCAACCCGGACATCGAGGTGGTGAACCGCGCCTGCCCGCTCTTCGTCCCGCTGGCCGAGGAGGGGTGGGTGGACAACGAGGTGACCAGGATGACCGCGCGCATCTACCTCGAGGACCTGAAGGCGCAGGGTGTGGACACCCTGGTGCTCGGCTGCACCCACTATCCCATTCTCAAGGAAGTGATCGCGCAGGTGATGGGGCCGGAGGTGACGCTGGTCGACTCCGCGGCGGAAACCGCCCGCACCGTGGCCCGGATCCTCACCGAACAGGGGCTCCTGCGTCCGGAGGCCGAGCGGGGGAACCACCACTACTACGTCACCGACATCCCGGCCGGTTTCATCAGGGTCGGCAACCGTTTTCTCGGCGGCGAGCTGGGGGACGTCTACCAGGTGAGCCTGGAGCAGGACCAGGAAGGAGGGGAAGGTGAAGAGACGTACTAA
- a CDS encoding DUF554 domain-containing protein: MIMQGTAVNAAAIVIGSALGLKAGHLISSKVRGTVMAGLGLAVLLIGIQLAFKSQQPMIIIGSLIGGGIIGELLGIEARLEALGNWIGDRFKGSGRISEGFVTASLLYCVGAMAIMGALQDGLGSRPDILYAKAALDGIASVALASTLGAGVLFSALPLFVYQGAITLSATLAQQILTPVVVQEMNAVGGLLILAIGLDMLGVKRVPVGNLLPAVFLAPPLVMLFVS, from the coding sequence ATGATCATGCAAGGAACGGCGGTAAACGCAGCGGCAATAGTCATCGGCAGTGCGCTCGGTCTGAAGGCGGGGCACCTCATCTCCAGCAAGGTGCGCGGCACCGTCATGGCCGGCCTTGGGCTTGCCGTACTACTTATCGGCATCCAGCTCGCTTTCAAAAGCCAGCAACCGATGATTATCATAGGTTCGCTCATCGGCGGCGGCATCATAGGCGAGCTCCTCGGCATAGAGGCGCGCCTGGAGGCGCTTGGCAACTGGATCGGCGACCGCTTCAAGGGAAGCGGCAGGATTTCCGAAGGGTTCGTCACCGCGAGCCTGCTCTACTGCGTCGGGGCCATGGCCATCATGGGGGCGCTCCAGGACGGGCTGGGCTCCCGCCCGGACATCCTCTACGCCAAGGCGGCCCTGGACGGCATCGCCTCGGTGGCGCTCGCCTCCACCCTGGGCGCCGGCGTGCTCTTCTCGGCGCTGCCACTGTTCGTCTACCAGGGCGCCATCACCCTCTCCGCCACCTTGGCCCAGCAGATCCTGACCCCGGTCGTGGTGCAGGAGATGAACGCGGTGGGAGGGCTCTTGATCCTCGCCATCGGGCTGGACATGCTGGGCGTCAAGAGGGTCCCGGTGGGCAACCTGCTTCCCGCCGTTTTCCTGGCGCCTCCCCTGGTGATGCTCTTCGTGTCGTAA
- a CDS encoding pyruvate carboxylase, with protein MEARKFRKVMAANRGEIAIRIFRACTELGISTVAIYSEEDKLSLHRYKADEAYQVGKGKAPIDAYLGIDEIIALAKKRDVDAIHPGYGFLAENAEFAEKCEQNGIAFIGPTAEMQRALGDKVAARKVAKAAGVATVPGTEEPIVHEEDALIFAKNHGYPIIIKAAAGGGGRGMRVATNQKELLEGLQSASSEAKAAFGDPSVFLERYLKNPKHIEVQVLGDGYGNLVHFYERDCSIQRRHQKVVEFAPSLALPGDTRLALCTDALKIAKQVGYRNAGTVEFLLDEEGRYYFIEMNPRIQVEHTVTEMITGRNLVQAQILIAEGKRLCDPEINIPNQGSIEMRGFAIQCRITTEDPTNNFAPDFGTLTTYRSSAGCGVRLDAGNAFTGAQITPHYDSLLVKVSSWGLTFTEAAHIMDRSLQEFRVRGVKTNIGFLENVITHPVFLAGECNTSFIDQHPELLVIPEKKDRANKVLNFLGDVIVNGSAGVAKPLRSADLIEAAVPQVDLFAQKPKGTKDILREQGAEGLAKWVLEQKKLLLTDTTMRDAHQSLLATRVRTYDLLKIADATSHLASDLFSLELWGGATFDVSMRFLKEDPWQRLHALTEAIPNVLFQMLLRGSNAVGYTNYPDNVVQRFVAQAAESGVDVFRVFDSLNWTRGMQVAMEAVQKSGKICEAAICYTGDISDPARTKYPLSYYVSMAKELEKMGAHILAIKDMAGLLKPYAGYQLVKALKEEIGIPVHLHTHDTSGNGGALLLMAAQAGVDIVDAALSSISGLTSQPNLNALVATLKGTEFDPQVNERGLQQLANYWETVRDYYAPFESGLKSGTAEVYHHEIPGGQYSNYKPQVAGLGLIERWEECKEMYHKVNLLFGDVVKVTPSSKVVGDMAMFLVKNNLEPDDVFTQGADLAFPESVVGFFKGMIGQPYQGFPKELQQIILKGQEPITCRPGELLEPADFEKERAAAEAKAGHPVNDEELMSYMMYPNVYVEYAKHRQEFSDVSVIPTPIFFYGLEPGQETSIELQPGKTLIVKLNAIGKTQPDGTKKIYFELNGNARSVTVRDQSVQSDESGHEKADKSNPKHVGAPMPGKVIKLNVKVGDAVKAGDILAVTEAMKMETNIKAKEDGTVAEVKCKEGGKVEKEELLFVMA; from the coding sequence ATGGAAGCACGGAAATTCAGGAAGGTGATGGCAGCTAACCGCGGGGAGATCGCGATCAGGATCTTCCGCGCCTGCACCGAACTCGGCATCAGCACGGTTGCCATCTATTCGGAAGAGGACAAGCTCTCGCTGCACCGCTACAAGGCTGATGAAGCGTACCAGGTCGGCAAGGGGAAAGCCCCCATCGACGCCTACCTCGGCATCGACGAGATCATCGCCCTGGCCAAAAAGCGCGATGTCGACGCCATCCATCCCGGTTACGGCTTCCTGGCTGAAAACGCCGAGTTCGCGGAGAAGTGCGAGCAAAACGGCATCGCCTTCATCGGCCCCACCGCCGAGATGCAGCGCGCCCTGGGGGACAAGGTGGCCGCGAGGAAGGTGGCCAAGGCCGCCGGCGTCGCCACCGTTCCCGGCACCGAGGAGCCCATCGTCCACGAGGAAGACGCCCTCATCTTCGCCAAGAACCACGGCTACCCGATCATCATCAAGGCGGCGGCGGGGGGCGGCGGGCGCGGCATGCGCGTCGCCACCAACCAGAAGGAGCTCCTGGAGGGGCTGCAGTCCGCCTCCTCCGAGGCGAAGGCCGCCTTCGGCGATCCTTCCGTGTTCCTGGAGCGCTACCTGAAAAACCCCAAGCACATCGAGGTGCAGGTCTTAGGCGACGGCTACGGCAACCTCGTGCACTTCTACGAGCGCGACTGCTCCATCCAGCGCCGTCACCAGAAGGTGGTCGAGTTCGCCCCTTCGCTCGCGCTCCCCGGCGACACCCGCCTCGCCCTGTGCACCGACGCGCTGAAGATCGCCAAGCAGGTCGGCTACCGTAACGCCGGCACCGTCGAGTTCCTGCTCGACGAGGAAGGGCGCTACTACTTCATCGAGATGAACCCCCGCATCCAGGTCGAGCACACGGTGACCGAGATGATCACCGGCCGAAACCTGGTCCAGGCACAGATCCTGATCGCGGAAGGTAAGCGGCTGTGCGACCCGGAGATCAACATCCCCAACCAGGGCTCCATCGAGATGCGCGGCTTCGCCATCCAGTGCCGCATCACCACCGAGGACCCGACCAACAACTTCGCACCCGATTTCGGCACGCTCACCACCTACCGCTCTTCCGCCGGCTGCGGCGTGCGCCTCGACGCGGGCAACGCCTTCACCGGCGCCCAGATCACGCCGCACTACGACTCGCTGCTGGTCAAGGTCAGCTCCTGGGGCCTCACCTTCACCGAAGCCGCCCACATCATGGACCGCAGCCTCCAGGAATTCCGCGTGCGCGGCGTGAAGACCAACATCGGCTTTTTGGAGAACGTGATCACCCACCCGGTGTTCCTGGCCGGCGAGTGCAACACCTCCTTCATCGATCAGCACCCCGAACTGCTGGTCATCCCGGAGAAGAAGGACCGCGCCAACAAGGTGCTGAACTTCCTGGGCGACGTCATCGTGAACGGCTCGGCCGGCGTGGCGAAGCCTTTGCGCTCCGCGGATCTCATCGAGGCGGCCGTGCCGCAGGTCGATCTCTTCGCGCAAAAGCCCAAGGGGACCAAGGACATCCTGCGCGAGCAGGGGGCCGAGGGGCTCGCCAAGTGGGTCCTGGAGCAGAAGAAGCTCCTCCTCACCGACACCACCATGCGCGACGCCCACCAGTCGCTTTTGGCCACCCGCGTCAGAACCTATGATCTGTTGAAGATCGCCGACGCCACCTCGCACCTGGCCAGCGACCTCTTCTCACTGGAACTGTGGGGGGGCGCCACCTTCGACGTTTCCATGCGCTTCTTGAAGGAAGACCCCTGGCAGAGACTGCACGCCCTCACCGAGGCGATCCCCAACGTCCTGTTCCAGATGCTGTTGCGCGGCTCCAACGCCGTCGGCTACACCAACTACCCCGACAACGTGGTGCAGCGCTTCGTGGCCCAGGCGGCGGAGTCCGGCGTGGACGTCTTCCGCGTCTTCGACTCGCTCAACTGGACCCGCGGCATGCAGGTGGCCATGGAGGCGGTGCAGAAGTCCGGCAAGATCTGCGAGGCCGCCATCTGCTACACCGGCGACATCTCCGATCCCGCCCGCACCAAGTACCCGCTCTCCTACTACGTCTCCATGGCCAAGGAGCTGGAGAAGATGGGCGCCCACATCCTGGCCATCAAGGACATGGCGGGCCTCTTGAAGCCGTACGCCGGCTACCAGCTGGTCAAGGCGCTCAAGGAGGAGATCGGCATCCCGGTGCACCTGCACACCCACGACACCTCGGGCAACGGCGGCGCACTGCTCTTGATGGCGGCGCAGGCCGGGGTCGACATCGTCGACGCGGCACTCTCCTCCATCTCCGGCCTCACCTCGCAGCCCAACCTGAACGCGCTGGTGGCGACCCTCAAGGGGACCGAGTTCGATCCGCAGGTTAACGAGCGCGGCTTGCAGCAGCTGGCCAACTACTGGGAGACGGTGCGCGACTACTACGCACCGTTCGAGTCGGGGCTGAAAAGCGGCACCGCCGAGGTGTACCACCACGAGATCCCGGGGGGGCAGTACTCCAACTACAAGCCGCAGGTCGCAGGTCTCGGCCTCATCGAGCGCTGGGAAGAGTGCAAGGAGATGTACCACAAGGTGAACCTGCTCTTCGGCGACGTGGTCAAGGTCACCCCCTCCTCCAAAGTGGTGGGGGACATGGCCATGTTCCTGGTGAAGAACAACCTGGAGCCGGACGACGTCTTCACCCAGGGCGCCGACCTCGCCTTCCCCGAATCGGTGGTCGGCTTCTTCAAGGGGATGATCGGCCAGCCCTACCAGGGCTTCCCCAAGGAGCTGCAGCAGATCATCCTCAAGGGGCAGGAACCCATCACCTGCCGCCCGGGTGAGCTTTTGGAGCCGGCCGACTTCGAGAAGGAGCGCGCCGCGGCGGAGGCCAAGGCGGGGCACCCGGTGAACGACGAGGAACTCATGTCCTACATGATGTACCCGAACGTCTACGTGGAATACGCCAAGCACCGCCAGGAGTTCTCCGACGTCTCCGTCATCCCGACCCCGATCTTCTTCTACGGACTCGAGCCGGGGCAGGAGACCTCCATCGAGCTGCAGCCGGGCAAGACGCTGATCGTGAAGCTCAACGCCATCGGCAAGACCCAGCCCGACGGCACCAAGAAGATCTACTTCGAGCTCAACGGCAACGCGAGGAGCGTCACCGTGCGCGACCAGTCGGTACAAAGCGACGAGAGCGGCCACGAGAAGGCGGACAAGTCGAACCCGAAACACGTCGGGGCACCGATGCCCGGCAAGGTGATCAAGTTGAACGTCAAGGTCGGTGACGCGGTAAAGGCGGGGGACATCCTCGCGGTCACCGAAGCCATGAAGATGGAGACCAACATCAAGGCCAAGGAGGACGGCACCGTCGCCGAGGTCAAGTGCAAGGAAGGGGGCAAGGTGGAAAAAGAAGAGCTCCTTTTCGTAATGGCATAG